The proteins below are encoded in one region of Amycolatopsis magusensis:
- a CDS encoding chemotaxis protein CheB: MTATDPYALRFPVIALVTSAGGLDALSRVLAPLPADLPAALLVAQHLEPARHSELAAILDQRTGLTVRAARNNDELSTGTVLVAPPARHLLVTSEARIGLIDSDSLPPARPSADLLLATLAVTCGPRALAVVLTGRGTDAQSGIRAIAHCGGRILAQDKASSAHFGMPSAAIDTTLVHDVLPLSAIAEAIRHHVTEHGGA; encoded by the coding sequence ATGACCGCCACCGACCCGTACGCGCTGCGGTTCCCGGTGATCGCGCTGGTCACCTCGGCCGGCGGGCTCGACGCCCTGTCCCGGGTGCTGGCGCCGCTGCCGGCGGACCTGCCCGCCGCGCTGCTGGTCGCCCAGCACCTGGAACCGGCCCGGCACAGCGAACTCGCCGCCATCCTCGACCAGCGGACCGGCCTGACCGTGCGGGCGGCGCGCAACAACGACGAGCTGAGCACCGGCACGGTGCTCGTCGCCCCACCGGCGCGGCACCTGCTGGTCACCTCCGAAGCCCGGATCGGCCTGATCGACTCCGATTCGCTACCGCCCGCCCGGCCGTCCGCGGACCTGCTGCTGGCCACCCTCGCGGTGACCTGCGGGCCGCGGGCGCTGGCCGTGGTGCTCACCGGCCGGGGCACCGACGCCCAATCGGGCATCCGCGCCATCGCCCACTGCGGCGGCCGGATCCTCGCCCAGGACAAAGCCAGCTCCGCCCACTTCGGCATGCCCTCGGCCGCCATCGACACCACCCTGGTGCACGACGTCCTCCCCCTGTCCGCCATCGCCGAAGCCATCCGGCACCACGTCACCGAACACGGCGGCGCTTGA
- a CDS encoding helix-turn-helix domain-containing protein yields MAEEIEDALAAVGPRLRALRKQRGFTLAELAVTTGISESTLSRLESGGRRPNLELLLPLARSYGVPLDDLVGAPRTGDPRIHLKPIHRYGMTFVPLTRRAGGLQAFKMLIPAAAEPAEPTPQTHGGYEWVYVLDGRLRLVLGDRDLVLPAGEAAEFDTALPHFLGTADGRAVELLVLFGPQGERAHVRV; encoded by the coding sequence ATGGCTGAGGAGATCGAGGACGCGCTGGCGGCGGTCGGCCCGCGGTTGCGCGCGTTGCGCAAGCAGCGGGGCTTCACCCTGGCGGAACTCGCGGTGACCACGGGGATCTCCGAAAGCACGCTGTCGCGGCTGGAAAGCGGCGGCCGCCGTCCGAACCTGGAACTGCTGCTGCCGCTGGCCCGGTCCTACGGGGTGCCGCTCGACGACCTCGTCGGCGCACCCCGCACCGGCGATCCGCGGATCCACCTGAAGCCGATCCACCGCTACGGCATGACCTTCGTGCCGCTGACCCGCCGGGCAGGCGGGCTGCAGGCGTTCAAGATGCTCATCCCCGCGGCCGCGGAACCGGCCGAGCCGACCCCGCAGACGCACGGCGGCTACGAATGGGTCTACGTCCTGGACGGCCGCTTGCGGCTGGTGCTCGGCGACCGCGACCTGGTCCTGCCCGCCGGGGAAGCGGCCGAGTTCGACACCGCGCTGCCCCACTTCCTGGGCACCGCGGACGGCCGTGCGGTGGAACTGCTCGTCCTCTTCGGACCGCAGGGCGAGCGGGCCCACGTCCGCGTTTGA
- a CDS encoding LysR family transcriptional regulator, whose protein sequence is MNLSSLDLNLVVALRALLEERNVTRAGERVGLTQPAMSAALARLRRHFDDQLLSRVGSRYELTPLGAALRDRSAAACDVLERVFATQAEFDPGSETREFTLISSDYGATVFGVALARALHREAPGARLTFQQTSPLLMENLPTLLSTVDGLLLPHGVIDDFPAIELFADQWVCLVADDHPEVTGELTLDHLARLPWAVYQRAYDAPITRQLSMLGISPRVDVSVPLFHLLPALVAGTRRVAMIQQRLAERVPMPGVRPLPCPFHAVPLQEALWWHPVHTQDAGHIWLRHLAQRVATEVGPG, encoded by the coding sequence GTGAACCTGTCCAGCCTGGACCTCAACCTCGTGGTCGCCCTGCGTGCGCTGCTGGAAGAACGCAACGTCACCAGGGCGGGCGAGCGGGTCGGGCTGACGCAGCCGGCGATGAGCGCGGCGCTGGCCCGGTTGCGCCGCCACTTCGACGACCAGCTGCTCTCCCGCGTCGGTTCGCGCTACGAGCTGACGCCGCTGGGCGCGGCCCTGCGCGACCGCAGCGCCGCCGCGTGCGACGTGCTGGAGCGCGTGTTCGCCACCCAGGCCGAGTTCGATCCCGGCAGCGAGACCCGGGAGTTCACCCTGATCAGCTCCGACTACGGCGCCACGGTGTTCGGCGTGGCGCTGGCCCGCGCCCTGCACCGGGAGGCACCCGGCGCCCGGCTGACGTTCCAGCAGACCTCGCCCCTGCTCATGGAGAACCTGCCCACGCTGCTCAGCACGGTCGACGGCCTGCTGCTGCCGCACGGGGTGATCGACGACTTCCCGGCCATCGAGCTGTTCGCCGACCAGTGGGTGTGCCTGGTCGCCGACGACCACCCCGAGGTCACCGGCGAGCTGACCCTCGACCACCTCGCCCGCCTGCCGTGGGCGGTCTACCAGCGGGCGTACGACGCGCCGATCACCCGGCAGCTCAGCATGCTCGGCATCAGCCCGCGCGTGGACGTCTCCGTGCCCTTGTTCCACCTGCTGCCCGCGCTGGTCGCCGGGACCCGCCGGGTCGCGATGATCCAGCAGCGCCTGGCCGAACGCGTGCCCATGCCGGGCGTGCGTCCCCTGCCGTGCCCGTTCCACGCCGTCCCCCTGCAGGAAGCGCTCTGGTGGCACCCGGTGCACACCCAGGACGCCGGGCACATCTGGCTGCGTCACCTCGCCCAGCGCGTCGCCACCGAAGTCGGTCCCGGCTGA
- a CDS encoding DUF3140 domain-containing protein has protein sequence MDREQTQREFDDAVNMTPKELSDWLETEDSKNSGQHKGGESIGHESGRRIVKLLRTKKADLTDDDHAHMRKVVGYVHRHLAQRPSGDVRETTWRYSLMNWGHDPVKKK, from the coding sequence ATGGACCGGGAGCAGACCCAGCGGGAATTCGACGACGCGGTGAACATGACGCCGAAGGAGCTGTCCGACTGGCTGGAGACCGAGGATTCGAAGAACTCGGGGCAGCACAAGGGCGGCGAGTCGATCGGGCACGAGTCCGGGCGGCGGATCGTGAAGCTCCTGCGCACCAAGAAGGCCGACCTCACCGACGACGACCACGCCCACATGCGCAAGGTGGTCGGCTACGTCCACCGGCACCTCGCGCAGCGCCCGTCGGGGGACGTGCGGGAGACCACCTGGCGGTATTCGCTGATGAACTGGGGCCACGACCCGGTGAAGAAGAAGTAG
- a CDS encoding alpha/beta fold hydrolase — protein MHPRRALAALAATLLLLTACGPAPEPVAEHEAATRGDTEFTERFRHEFADVDGVRLHYVTGGHGPALVLLHGWPQTWYSWRGIMPALAEHFTVYALDLPGLGDSTGAPPSYDKATLARYLHTLVADRLGIRDARIAGHDLGAAVAFQYAAQFPDDVDRLAYLDLPLPGPALDAAGYRGLSWHIAFHSQPRVPEAVVADDVRDYLALFYPQVAFGGTAFGGPGAAPPFDDAEVDEYARTYARPEVLHGGFELYRTLDQDVRANTAATPISTPTLLMTAQGLLEPTRATVAPRIGTISRAVEVPGAGHWLAEENPRFVTEELVDFLAPGS, from the coding sequence ATGCACCCCCGACGCGCCCTCGCCGCACTGGCCGCGACCCTCCTGCTGCTCACCGCGTGCGGTCCGGCACCAGAGCCGGTCGCCGAGCACGAGGCCGCGACCCGCGGCGACACCGAGTTCACCGAGCGCTTCCGGCACGAATTCGCCGACGTCGACGGCGTGCGCCTGCACTACGTCACCGGCGGCCATGGCCCGGCGCTGGTGTTGCTGCACGGCTGGCCGCAGACCTGGTACAGCTGGCGCGGCATCATGCCCGCGCTGGCCGAGCACTTCACCGTCTACGCGCTCGACCTGCCCGGCCTCGGCGACAGCACGGGCGCGCCACCCAGCTACGACAAGGCCACGCTCGCCCGCTACCTGCACACCCTCGTCGCCGACCGGCTCGGGATCCGCGACGCGCGGATCGCCGGGCACGACCTCGGCGCCGCCGTCGCCTTCCAGTACGCCGCGCAGTTCCCGGACGACGTCGACCGGCTCGCCTACCTGGACCTGCCGCTGCCCGGTCCCGCGCTCGACGCCGCCGGGTACCGCGGGCTGAGCTGGCACATCGCGTTCCACTCCCAGCCGCGGGTCCCCGAGGCCGTCGTCGCCGACGACGTCCGCGACTACCTCGCGCTGTTCTACCCCCAGGTCGCGTTCGGCGGCACGGCTTTCGGCGGCCCTGGAGCGGCTCCGCCGTTCGACGACGCCGAGGTCGACGAATACGCCCGCACCTATGCCCGGCCCGAGGTGCTCCACGGCGGCTTCGAGCTATACCGCACGCTGGACCAGGATGTTCGCGCCAACACCGCGGCCACGCCGATCAGCACCCCGACCCTGCTGATGACCGCGCAAGGCCTGCTGGAACCCACGCGGGCCACGGTGGCGCCCCGGATCGGCACGATCTCCCGTGCCGTCGAGGTCCCCGGCGCCGGGCACTGGCTGGCCGAGGAGAACCCGCGGTTCGTCACCGAAGAATTGGTCGACTTCCTGGCGCCGGGCTCCTGA
- a CDS encoding adenylosuccinate synthetase: MNLDGHVVVAGLGFGDEGKGAVVDALCAGRPTTAVVRFNGGAQAAHNVVADGRHHTFSQFGAGTFAGVPTHLSHFVLVEPFALATEARQLEAAGIRNPLALLSVDGRALLTTPFHIHANRAREDARGQARHGSCGKGIGETVWYSLLRAANPGDVVEGQEVLGEPGEAPTVADCARPAVLRRKLDALARFYAPLATPRHSVDELVALYRDFAAAVRITDGEETGRLADRGRVVFEGAQGVLLDQHHGFHPHTTWSTTTPHNARELLAGRPHTVLGVVRTYHTRHGAGPFPTEDPAVLARYPEAHNGAGEYQGAWRAGHLDATLLDYAIAACDGVDALAVTHLDADRPRVVLDHGSPAVELTDPLAWFGARLPVAVTGYGPDRADYRVARPSRVPVTICG; encoded by the coding sequence GTGAACCTCGACGGGCACGTGGTGGTGGCCGGGCTCGGCTTCGGCGACGAGGGCAAGGGCGCCGTGGTCGACGCCCTCTGCGCGGGCCGGCCCACCACCGCCGTCGTCCGCTTCAACGGTGGCGCGCAGGCCGCGCACAACGTCGTCGCCGACGGGCGGCACCACACGTTCAGCCAGTTCGGGGCGGGCACGTTCGCCGGCGTGCCCACCCACCTGTCGCACTTCGTCCTGGTCGAGCCGTTCGCGCTGGCCACCGAAGCGCGGCAGCTCGAAGCAGCCGGAATCCGGAATCCGCTGGCCCTGCTGAGCGTGGACGGCCGGGCGCTGCTCACCACGCCGTTCCACATCCACGCCAACCGGGCCCGCGAGGACGCCCGCGGCCAGGCACGGCACGGTTCGTGCGGGAAGGGCATCGGCGAAACCGTCTGGTACTCGCTGCTGCGCGCCGCGAATCCCGGGGACGTGGTGGAAGGGCAGGAAGTACTCGGTGAACCGGGCGAGGCACCCACGGTCGCGGACTGCGCCCGCCCGGCCGTGCTGCGGCGCAAGCTCGACGCCCTCGCGCGGTTCTACGCCCCGCTCGCCACCCCGCGGCACAGCGTCGACGAACTCGTGGCGCTGTACCGCGACTTCGCCGCCGCGGTGCGGATCACCGACGGCGAGGAGACCGGGCGGCTGGCCGACCGCGGCCGGGTGGTGTTCGAAGGCGCGCAGGGCGTGCTCCTCGACCAGCACCACGGGTTCCACCCGCACACCACCTGGTCCACCACGACCCCGCACAACGCCCGCGAGCTGCTGGCCGGGCGCCCGCACACCGTGCTGGGCGTCGTGCGGACCTACCACACCCGGCACGGCGCCGGGCCGTTCCCGACCGAGGACCCCGCCGTGCTCGCCCGCTACCCCGAAGCCCACAACGGCGCCGGGGAGTACCAGGGTGCCTGGCGGGCAGGCCACCTCGACGCGACGCTGCTGGACTACGCGATCGCGGCCTGCGACGGCGTGGACGCGCTCGCGGTGACCCACCTCGACGCCGACCGGCCGCGGGTCGTGCTCGACCACGGCTCCCCCGCCGTCGAGCTGACCGATCCGCTGGCCTGGTTCGGTGCCCGGCTGCCGGTCGCGGTCACCGGGTACGGGCCGGATCGCGCGGACTACCGGGTTGCGCGGCCGAGCCGGGTGCCGGTCACAATCTGCGGGTGA
- a CDS encoding DinB family protein — MSRDQGPPRTGPGEKDVLVGFLDYLRASVAAKAEGVPEPQVRTPGVASGTNLLGLVKHLTHVERHWLLGEPVSDWKATFHPAPDETAEDVLAAYRDTGARANEAIAGLPAAGLRWRLTHLIEETARHAGHADILRELIDGTRGR; from the coding sequence ATGAGCCGGGACCAGGGTCCGCCCAGGACCGGCCCCGGCGAGAAGGACGTCCTCGTGGGCTTCCTGGACTACCTGCGCGCGTCGGTGGCCGCGAAAGCCGAGGGAGTGCCCGAACCCCAGGTCCGCACGCCGGGGGTGGCGTCCGGGACCAACCTGCTCGGGCTGGTCAAGCACCTCACCCACGTCGAACGGCACTGGCTGCTCGGAGAACCGGTCTCCGACTGGAAAGCCACCTTCCACCCGGCGCCGGACGAGACCGCCGAAGACGTCCTCGCCGCCTACCGGGACACCGGCGCCCGGGCCAACGAAGCCATCGCCGGACTGCCCGCCGCCGGCCTGCGCTGGCGGCTGACCCACCTGATCGAGGAAACCGCCCGCCACGCCGGGCACGCCGACATCCTGCGCGAGCTCATCGACGGCACCCGCGGCCGTTGA
- a CDS encoding YciI family protein: MILVYGSQQAYDELAGDTEAIDRFLAEFTGGLAETGELVDAQGLSAPASAREVRLRAGVPVITDGPYAETEEVLAGYWIVDCASPERATEIATALSRAPGPPSRLGTVIRPLA; the protein is encoded by the coding sequence ATGATCCTCGTCTACGGCTCGCAGCAGGCCTACGACGAACTGGCGGGCGACACCGAGGCGATCGACCGGTTCCTCGCCGAGTTCACCGGTGGCCTCGCCGAGACGGGAGAGCTGGTCGACGCGCAGGGGCTCAGCGCACCGGCGTCGGCGCGTGAGGTGCGTTTGCGCGCCGGGGTCCCGGTCATCACCGACGGGCCCTACGCGGAAACCGAAGAGGTACTGGCCGGGTACTGGATCGTCGACTGCGCGAGCCCCGAACGCGCCACCGAGATCGCCACGGCGCTGAGCCGCGCCCCCGGCCCGCCTTCGCGCCTGGGCACGGTGATCCGGCCGCTCGCCTGA
- a CDS encoding class I SAM-dependent methyltransferase: protein MTDKTTVDEATRFWNEHYRTKRPSGRVNPVLAELAGSLPPGVALDLGCGGGADALWLAARGWQVTAADISATAVRALRERAEAEHAPITAVQVDLAVDFPSGTFDLISAHYLHTPFDLPRAEVLRTAANALRPGGRLVVVDHGSAAPWSWNQDPDAHFATPAEVAAELDLDPREWSVERADQPRRRATGPGGQTATVTDHVLVVRRGPEARG from the coding sequence ATGACCGACAAGACCACTGTGGACGAAGCGACCCGCTTCTGGAACGAGCACTACCGCACGAAACGACCGTCCGGACGGGTCAACCCCGTGCTGGCCGAGCTCGCCGGGTCACTGCCGCCGGGGGTGGCTCTCGACCTGGGCTGTGGCGGCGGCGCGGACGCGCTTTGGCTGGCCGCGCGGGGATGGCAGGTCACCGCGGCCGACATCTCCGCCACCGCCGTGCGAGCGCTGCGCGAGCGCGCCGAGGCCGAACACGCGCCGATCACCGCCGTGCAGGTGGACCTGGCCGTGGACTTCCCATCCGGCACCTTCGACCTGATCTCCGCCCACTACCTGCACACGCCCTTCGACCTCCCGCGGGCCGAGGTGTTGCGCACCGCGGCGAACGCCCTGCGCCCGGGTGGACGGCTGGTGGTCGTCGACCACGGCTCCGCTGCGCCGTGGTCGTGGAACCAGGACCCTGACGCGCACTTCGCCACACCCGCCGAGGTGGCCGCCGAACTCGACCTGGACCCGCGGGAGTGGTCCGTCGAGCGGGCGGACCAGCCACGACGGCGGGCGACCGGCCCGGGCGGCCAGACCGCGACCGTCACCGATCACGTGCTGGTCGTGCGCCGCGGCCCGGAAGCACGCGGATGA
- a CDS encoding NADAR family protein, whose protein sequence is MTVLSREALVAAVEAGERFEYFCFWGHTPGSGEVGKWCLSQWWPVLFTVDGVEYRSAEQFMMAEKARLFGDAEAEQRILASETPAEAKELGRAVRDFDQDTWVARRFDIVVRGNEAKFGQHAPLREFLVATGAQVLVEAAPRDVIWGIGLGASNPRALDPAQWRGQNLLGFALMAVRDRLRAA, encoded by the coding sequence GTGACTGTTTTGTCGAGGGAAGCGCTGGTGGCCGCCGTCGAAGCGGGGGAGCGGTTCGAGTACTTCTGCTTCTGGGGGCACACACCCGGCTCGGGGGAGGTGGGGAAGTGGTGCCTGAGCCAGTGGTGGCCGGTGCTGTTCACGGTCGACGGGGTGGAGTACCGCTCGGCGGAGCAGTTCATGATGGCGGAGAAGGCGCGCTTGTTCGGTGACGCCGAGGCGGAGCAGCGGATCCTCGCGAGCGAAACGCCGGCGGAGGCGAAGGAACTGGGGCGTGCGGTCCGCGACTTCGACCAGGACACCTGGGTGGCGCGGCGGTTCGACATCGTGGTCCGGGGGAACGAGGCCAAGTTCGGCCAGCACGCGCCGCTGCGGGAGTTCCTGGTGGCGACCGGTGCCCAGGTTTTGGTGGAAGCGGCGCCGAGGGACGTGATCTGGGGCATCGGCCTGGGCGCGTCGAACCCGCGCGCACTGGACCCGGCGCAATGGCGGGGTCAGAACCTGCTCGGCTTCGCCCTGATGGCGGTCCGGGACCGGCTGCGTGCCGCCTGA
- a CDS encoding rhamnogalacturonan lyase: MVYAFDRYSGGVTRAVRALLVPLLAGGLVVTGSPALGEPLAEPAGKRQAERLDRGLVSVRGGSGNLVGWRLLGGDPQNVAFNVYRGGTKVNGSPLTGATNHLDAGGPAGAVYTVRAVIDGAEQPDSGASLSFANGYRDVPLQRPSGSYNANDASVGDLDGDGDYEFVVKWEPANAKDNSQSGYTDNVLVDAYRLDGTRLWRIDLGRNIRAGAHYTQFQVYDYDGDGKAEVAMKTADATRDGTGAVIGNASADHRNSGGYILTGPEFLTMFNGQTGAAMSTVNYDPPRGNVASWGDSYGNRVDRFLAGTAYLDGARPSLIMARGYYTRAVIAAWDFRDGKLVKRWTFDSNNTGGYAGQGNHSLSVADVDADGRDEILYGAAAIDDNGNGLWTTGLGHGDAAHAGDLDPARPGLEYFKVSEDSSKPGSWFADARTGQRLWQTSPAGDNGRGVSADIWAGSPGAESWSSAVGDLRNPKGSGVGRKPSSANFLVWWDGDPVRELLDQTRIDKYGTGSDTRLLTGSGVASNNGTKATPALSADLFGDWREEVVWRTSDNSALRIYSTPDQTTHRIPTLMHDTQYRVAIAWQNTAYNQPPHPSFFLGDQMPAAPWPDIHYAG; this comes from the coding sequence ATGGTGTACGCATTCGATCGGTACTCCGGCGGGGTGACTCGTGCCGTCCGGGCACTGCTGGTCCCGCTGCTGGCCGGTGGCCTGGTGGTGACGGGCAGCCCCGCCCTGGGCGAACCACTCGCGGAACCGGCGGGCAAGCGGCAGGCCGAACGCCTCGACCGCGGCCTGGTCAGCGTCCGCGGTGGCTCGGGCAACCTGGTCGGCTGGCGACTGCTGGGCGGTGATCCGCAGAACGTCGCGTTCAACGTCTACCGCGGCGGCACCAAGGTGAACGGCTCGCCGCTCACCGGTGCCACCAACCACCTCGACGCCGGCGGCCCGGCCGGGGCCGTCTACACCGTGCGCGCGGTGATCGACGGCGCCGAACAACCGGATTCCGGCGCGTCGCTGTCCTTCGCCAACGGCTACCGCGACGTGCCGCTGCAACGGCCGTCCGGTTCCTACAACGCGAACGACGCGAGCGTCGGCGATCTCGACGGCGACGGTGACTACGAGTTCGTGGTGAAGTGGGAACCGGCCAACGCCAAGGACAATTCGCAGTCCGGCTACACCGACAACGTGCTCGTCGACGCCTATCGCCTGGACGGCACCCGCCTGTGGCGCATCGATCTCGGCCGCAACATCCGCGCGGGCGCCCACTACACCCAGTTCCAGGTCTACGACTACGACGGCGACGGCAAGGCCGAAGTGGCCATGAAGACCGCGGACGCCACGCGGGACGGCACCGGCGCGGTGATCGGCAACGCCTCGGCGGACCACCGCAATTCCGGCGGCTACATCCTCACCGGGCCCGAGTTCCTGACCATGTTCAACGGGCAGACCGGCGCGGCGATGTCGACGGTGAACTACGACCCGCCGCGCGGCAACGTGGCGTCGTGGGGTGACAGCTACGGCAACCGGGTCGACCGGTTCCTCGCCGGGACGGCCTATCTGGACGGTGCGCGGCCGAGCCTGATCATGGCACGCGGGTACTACACGCGGGCGGTGATCGCGGCCTGGGACTTCCGCGACGGCAAGCTGGTGAAGCGGTGGACCTTCGACAGCAACAACACCGGCGGGTACGCGGGGCAGGGCAACCACTCGCTGTCGGTAGCCGATGTCGACGCCGACGGCCGTGACGAAATCCTCTACGGCGCCGCGGCCATCGACGACAACGGCAACGGGCTGTGGACCACCGGCCTCGGCCACGGCGACGCGGCCCACGCCGGTGACCTCGATCCGGCCCGCCCCGGGCTCGAGTACTTCAAGGTCTCCGAGGACAGCTCGAAACCCGGGTCGTGGTTCGCCGACGCCCGTACCGGGCAGCGGCTGTGGCAGACCTCCCCGGCCGGGGACAACGGCCGCGGTGTGTCCGCGGACATCTGGGCGGGCAGCCCCGGCGCGGAATCGTGGTCCAGCGCGGTCGGCGACCTGCGCAACCCGAAGGGTTCCGGAGTGGGCCGCAAGCCGTCCTCGGCGAACTTCCTGGTCTGGTGGGACGGCGATCCGGTGCGCGAACTGCTCGACCAGACCCGGATCGACAAGTACGGCACCGGCTCGGACACCAGGCTGCTCACCGGTTCCGGCGTCGCCTCGAACAACGGCACCAAGGCCACACCGGCGCTGTCCGCCGATCTGTTCGGTGACTGGCGGGAAGAAGTCGTGTGGCGCACGTCGGACAACTCGGCGCTGCGGATCTACTCGACCCCGGACCAGACCACCCACCGGATCCCGACGCTGATGCACGACACCCAGTACCGCGTCGCGATCGCCTGGCAGAACACCGCCTACAACCAGCCGCCCCACCCGAGCTTCTTCCTCGGCGACCAGATGCCCGCCGCACCCTGGCCGGACATCCACTACGCCGGTTGA
- a CDS encoding patatin-like phospholipase family protein: MEIGNNEHRLLSVLAERAASGSLPGARQDGQRVALAIEGGGMRGTVSAGMASALEELGLLPLFDAVYGSSAGSISGAWLLSSRPQGLRGWTDPAFARALIRRRNLLRFRPVVDVEQLVEVVYTSQFPLDYPSVLANPIEFHPLATDVTSGAPVDLHGRLDDERALRLALRASAAMPVLAGRPVAIGPDRYYDAGVAESIPFHQALRDGATHVLVLRSRRLVDRAPERERPSLGYRLVARFGMRGYSGELRTVFLSGDARLAEADLLLARYDTDEDHDGPALLSIRPPDASQRVSRLESDGRRLRTAFEVGREVVMTRLGGVAAAAGGSRAAWTGSRPSGNSTTR; the protein is encoded by the coding sequence GTGGAGATCGGGAACAACGAACACCGGCTGCTGTCGGTGCTCGCGGAGCGGGCGGCCTCGGGCAGCCTGCCGGGAGCCCGCCAGGACGGGCAGCGCGTGGCGCTGGCCATCGAGGGCGGCGGCATGCGCGGCACGGTCTCGGCGGGCATGGCGTCGGCGCTCGAAGAACTCGGGCTGCTGCCGCTGTTCGACGCGGTGTACGGCTCGTCGGCGGGCTCGATCTCCGGGGCGTGGCTGCTCAGCAGCCGTCCGCAGGGGTTGCGCGGCTGGACCGACCCGGCTTTCGCGCGGGCGTTGATCCGCCGTCGCAACCTGCTGCGGTTCCGGCCGGTCGTCGACGTGGAGCAGCTCGTCGAGGTCGTCTACACCAGCCAGTTCCCGCTCGACTACCCGTCCGTGCTGGCGAACCCGATCGAGTTCCACCCGCTGGCCACCGACGTCACCTCCGGCGCCCCGGTGGACCTGCACGGCCGCCTCGACGACGAGCGCGCGCTGCGGCTCGCCCTGCGGGCCAGCGCGGCGATGCCCGTGCTCGCCGGGCGGCCGGTGGCGATCGGGCCCGACCGCTACTACGACGCCGGGGTGGCCGAGTCGATCCCGTTCCACCAGGCCCTGCGGGACGGCGCCACCCACGTGCTCGTCCTGCGTTCGCGGCGCCTGGTGGACCGCGCGCCCGAACGGGAACGGCCGTCGCTCGGCTACCGCCTGGTCGCCCGGTTCGGCATGCGCGGCTACTCGGGCGAGCTGCGGACCGTCTTCCTCTCCGGGGACGCGCGCCTCGCCGAAGCGGACCTGCTGCTCGCGCGCTACGACACCGATGAGGACCACGACGGTCCCGCGCTGCTCTCGATCCGGCCGCCGGACGCGTCCCAGCGCGTCAGCCGCCTCGAGTCGGACGGCCGCAGGCTGCGCACCGCCTTCGAAGTGGGCCGTGAGGTGGTGATGACCCGGTTGGGCGGTGTAGCCGCGGCGGCCGGGGGTAGCCGCGCGGCATGGACCGGGAGCAGACCCAGCGGGAATTCGACGACGCGGTGA
- a CDS encoding NUDIX hydrolase, with product MIQSTPVSVDVLVVRFDPGARTVLLGVAPRAAEPFAGELALPGVLLGLGERLREAGSRAVVSKLGLQSDALTGTGQLTTFDEPSRDPRGPTLSIALWATAKPAPGGGADVVWCRLDEVPALAFDHNRIVADCRPLLADRLWRDREFTAGLMGTGFTTAQALDATEALTGDRPYPANLGRTMERLPGLRRTAEHAAALPKGGRPPSLWRWE from the coding sequence GTGATTCAGTCGACGCCGGTGTCCGTGGACGTGCTGGTCGTGCGGTTCGACCCGGGTGCGCGGACCGTACTGCTGGGAGTCGCGCCGCGAGCCGCCGAGCCGTTCGCCGGCGAACTCGCGCTGCCCGGAGTGCTGCTCGGGCTTGGGGAGCGGCTGCGGGAGGCGGGCAGCCGGGCGGTGGTCAGCAAACTCGGGCTGCAGTCGGACGCGCTGACGGGCACGGGCCAGCTCACCACCTTCGACGAGCCGTCCCGTGACCCGCGCGGCCCGACGCTGTCCATCGCGTTGTGGGCGACCGCGAAACCCGCGCCCGGCGGTGGTGCGGACGTGGTGTGGTGCCGCCTGGACGAGGTGCCCGCGCTGGCGTTCGACCACAACCGGATCGTCGCGGACTGCCGTCCGCTGCTGGCCGACCGGCTGTGGCGCGACCGCGAGTTCACCGCCGGGTTGATGGGCACCGGGTTCACCACCGCGCAGGCGCTCGACGCCACCGAGGCGCTGACCGGCGACCGCCCGTACCCGGCCAACCTGGGGCGGACCATGGAACGGCTGCCCGGCCTGCGGCGGACCGCCGAGCACGCCGCCGCCCTGCCCAAGGGCGGCCGTCCGCCTTCGCTGTGGCGCTGGGAATGA